DNA from Amycolatopsis sp. DSM 110486:
GCCGCCGGTGAGCTCGTAGGTGGCGCCCTCGTGGCCGGGGGTGGTGAGCACGAGCGTGGCGACGGCCGCGACGTCGCGGACGTGCACCAGGGCCGACGCGGGGTCGCCTTCGGGGACGTACACGGCGCCGTCCGTGCGGGCGGAGTGGAGCCAGAATCGGCGGTTGTCCATGAACGCGCCGGGGCGCAGGATCGTCCACGCCGGACCGGCTTCGCGGATCGCCTGCTCCGCACGGGCGTGCGCGAGGGTGATCGGGTCCGTCTGTCCGAAGTGGACGCCGGTGGTGGACAGCTTCACGAGGTGGGTGACGCCGGCCCGGGCGGCGGCGCCGGCGAGCGCGGTCTCCTGCGCAGCCGAGTCGCCACCGTGGCCGGAGGTCAACACGAACACCCGGGAGACGCCGTCCAGTGGCACGGAACCGACGTCGTCGAGGTTGCCGCGCACCACTTCGGCACGGGGGTCGATGCGGGCGCGGCCCGGGTCGCGCGTGAGGGCGCGGACTGAGGCACCGGCGTCCAGCAGAGCGGGAACGAGGGCGCGGCCGACCTTGCCGGTGGCGCCGAGAACGAGGATCACGAAAAGAACTCCTTGAGACAGAACGAAAACCGCACGAGGGCATGCGAGGGCACGAGACGGGAAAAGGTTCCAACCGTCACCCGTGAACGGGTGCGGTCCTCTTCGCGCTCGGCGACCACCTCGGATTCGTCCCACCGGCCCGGTCGACTCCGGGCGGCGTCTCAAGAAGCAACAACAACAAACATGACGTTAGACAAGTGCATGTCGACGAGCAACCAATTTACCGCGGCAGCCGCGTGACCTGCTCGCGCCGGCGTTCGCCCAGCTCGGCCGGGAAGACCCACTTCTTGAAGCCCCAGTACCTGAACACCATCGCCAGCAGCATGCCGATGATCGAGCCGCTCGCGAAGTCGGCGAACTCCTGCATGAACCTCGACACGAACGGCTCTTCGAGGTGCAGCACGTACCGCGAGGCGTACAGCGGGATCAGGTTCACCACCACCGCCACGCCACTGATTACGAAGAACAACGCGGCCTCGTGGGTCCGCTCGCGGCCGCCGCGGGTGCGGAAGGACCACTCGCGGTTGAGCACGTACGACACGATCGTGGCCACGATGATGGCGATGGCCTTCGCGGTCGTCGGCTTCGACTCGAGGACGCTGAGCTTGAGCAGGTACCAGACGCCGTTGTCGACCACGAAAGTCGTCCCGCCGACGATCGCGAACTTCAGCATCTCCCGGTGCTTGATGAGCACCGAGCGCAGTGGCTCCGGCGTGCGGGCCAGCACGGTCTCGACAACGGTCACGCCGCCCAGTTTAGAGAACCCGAGGTCACCGCGGGTCTCAGGCGGCCTTCCTGCCGGGAATGTCCGCATCGTCCGATGACCTGATCGCACGCAGGCGGGCACCCTCCGTGGGGAACACCCACTTCTTGAACG
Protein-coding regions in this window:
- a CDS encoding NAD(P)H-binding protein, with amino-acid sequence MILVLGATGKVGRALVPALLDAGASVRALTRDPGRARIDPRAEVVRGNLDDVGSVPLDGVSRVFVLTSGHGGDSAAQETALAGAAARAGVTHLVKLSTTGVHFGQTDPITLAHARAEQAIREAGPAWTILRPGAFMDNRRFWLHSARTDGAVYVPEGDPASALVHVRDVAAVATLVLTTPGHEGATYELTGGEALTPAQQVAILADALGRPVRYVEEPEPAARARMLALGWPAQAIDGAFELKRQSAGREDVVFDTVERLLGRKPLTFADWAREVAG
- a CDS encoding GtrA family protein, which codes for MTVVETVLARTPEPLRSVLIKHREMLKFAIVGGTTFVVDNGVWYLLKLSVLESKPTTAKAIAIIVATIVSYVLNREWSFRTRGGRERTHEAALFFVISGVAVVVNLIPLYASRYVLHLEEPFVSRFMQEFADFASGSIIGMLLAMVFRYWGFKKWVFPAELGERRREQVTRLPR